In a genomic window of Borrelia maritima:
- a CDS encoding EAL domain-containing protein encodes MNKVNNNYQNINSVVISKNEIDVRDLIKLKSIFNLIQIVKSEKALHNEYIKQNNIKFAIIYNYENPIDFSINVANELKNTNKIHSIIINNEKFDKEYLKLNHIEIIKDISELKYKQSLIHQKKLFCDNKNTTLDFFLNLSELIKEIVIITNTENEIIYINEKGSKNLNLPMKTSGNTIKATDIDIRDWEKLKKIDLSYHTNSIPEFKNILITDCILTVKNNKKLHVDVFISTIAQNNIDKLITIKEIQNLNKTENYQYLEIAHSQDEIQNAKEIEKLLVNNMDIYKKTRIYLLNLALSLTTKYEYKEDKEKLKLKILKIMYSKIMSLYSEYIFKLKHNNLIVIICTNGGEKRIISIAKKIKKTISLAFKKEDIIIFEFNIGIIEVNLKENLEFKIPKLMMATKISSEYKESNPIIYKEELPEAVILKNQNKIFQYILKAIKNDFFTLYYQKIYPLKKNLKPKIEILTRLFDHMGKPIPNDQIFSLIDKYNLTVEVDKLVVKKALREYQSFVAKNGIHIFSINISPYSLKSQNFRIFLRDTLLKSQIPLQNICLEITETGILENFEIINKYFQELKSFGIKLALDDFGSGHTSLSYIKTLPIDLLKIDGSFIKAINSSEIDFVIIKSIKKIADTKNIKIIAEFVYNEEILKKINELEIDYGQGFLWHKPEPI; translated from the coding sequence ATGAACAAAGTTAATAATAATTATCAAAATATAAATTCTGTTGTAATCTCTAAAAATGAAATTGATGTTAGAGATCTTATAAAACTTAAATCTATTTTTAACTTAATTCAAATCGTAAAATCTGAAAAAGCTTTACACAATGAATATATAAAACAAAATAATATTAAATTTGCTATTATTTATAATTACGAAAACCCAATAGATTTTTCAATAAACGTTGCAAATGAATTAAAAAATACAAACAAAATTCATTCTATTATAATTAACAATGAAAAATTTGATAAGGAATATTTAAAACTTAATCACATAGAAATAATAAAAGACATAAGCGAATTAAAATATAAGCAAAGCTTAATACACCAAAAAAAACTATTTTGCGACAATAAAAACACAACTTTGGATTTCTTCTTAAATTTATCAGAACTCATAAAAGAAATAGTAATCATCACAAATACCGAAAATGAAATTATTTATATAAATGAAAAAGGCAGTAAAAATCTTAATCTTCCAATGAAAACCTCTGGAAATACAATCAAAGCAACCGATATAGATATTAGAGATTGGGAAAAGTTAAAAAAAATAGATTTAAGTTACCATACAAATTCTATTCCTGAATTTAAAAACATATTAATAACTGATTGTATTTTAACTGTAAAAAATAATAAAAAACTACATGTAGATGTATTTATTAGTACAATAGCTCAAAATAATATTGATAAATTAATAACTATTAAAGAAATTCAAAACCTTAATAAAACAGAAAACTATCAATACTTAGAAATTGCTCATTCACAAGACGAAATTCAAAATGCCAAAGAAATTGAAAAATTACTAGTAAACAATATGGATATTTACAAAAAAACTCGAATATATTTACTTAATTTGGCCCTATCCCTAACAACAAAATATGAATACAAAGAAGACAAAGAAAAACTTAAACTAAAAATACTTAAAATAATGTATTCAAAAATAATGTCATTGTATTCTGAATATATTTTCAAACTAAAACACAACAATTTAATAGTAATCATATGCACAAATGGTGGCGAAAAACGAATAATCTCAATTGCAAAAAAAATTAAAAAAACAATCTCATTAGCATTTAAAAAAGAAGATATTATTATATTCGAATTCAATATCGGAATAATAGAAGTAAATTTAAAAGAAAACTTAGAATTCAAAATCCCTAAATTAATGATGGCTACAAAAATATCATCGGAATATAAAGAGTCTAATCCTATTATATATAAAGAAGAACTTCCAGAAGCAGTAATTTTAAAAAATCAAAACAAAATCTTTCAATATATACTAAAGGCAATAAAAAATGATTTTTTCACTCTTTATTATCAAAAAATATATCCTCTTAAAAAGAACTTAAAGCCTAAAATAGAAATCTTAACGAGACTTTTTGATCACATGGGCAAACCAATTCCAAACGATCAAATTTTTAGTCTAATAGATAAATATAATTTAACTGTTGAAGTTGATAAATTAGTAGTTAAAAAGGCCTTAAGAGAATATCAAAGTTTTGTAGCCAAAAATGGAATTCACATTTTTTCAATCAATATATCTCCTTATTCTCTAAAATCACAAAACTTTAGAATCTTTTTAAGAGATACTTTGTTAAAAAGCCAAATCCCACTTCAAAACATATGCTTAGAAATAACAGAAACTGGAATTCTTGAAAATTTTGAAATAATAAATAAATATTTTCAAGAATTAAAAAGTTTTGGAATCAAACTAGCACTCGATGATTTTGGAAGCGGACATACATCACTCTCATATATTAAAACACTACCAATAGACTTGCTCAAAATAGACGGTTCTTTCATAAAAGCAATAAACTCTAGTGAAATAGATTTTGTAATAATAAAATCTATTAAAAAAATAGCAGATACAAAAAATATAAAAATTATTGCTGAATTTGTATATAATGAAGAAATATTAAAAAAAATAAATGAACTAGAAATAGACTATGGACAAGGATTTTTATGGCACAAACCAGAACCAATATAA